From Prionailurus viverrinus isolate Anna chromosome B2, UM_Priviv_1.0, whole genome shotgun sequence, the proteins below share one genomic window:
- the MPC1 gene encoding mitochondrial pyruvate carrier 1 isoform X1 produces MAGALVRKAADYVRSKDFRDYLMSTHFWGPVANWGLPIAAINDMKKSPEIISGRMTFALCCYSLTFMRFAYKVQPRNWLLFACHATNEVAQLIQGSRLIKYEMTKKASA; encoded by the exons ATGGCGGGCGCGCTGGTGCGGAAAGCGGCGGACTATGTCCGGAGCAAGGACTTTCGGGACTACCTCATGAG TACG CACTTCTGGGGCCCTGTAGCCAACTGGGGTCTTCCCATTGCTGCCATCAATGACATGAAAAAGTCTCCAGAGATTATCAGTGGGCGGATGACATTTG CTCTCTGCTGTTACTCCTTGACGTTCATGAGATTTGCCTACAAGGTGCAGCCTCGAAACTGGCTTCTCTTCGCCTGCCACGCCACAAACGAAGTCGCCCAGCTCATTCAGGGGAGTCGCCTTATCAAATACGA GATGACTAAAAAGGCATCAGCATaa
- the MPC1 gene encoding mitochondrial pyruvate carrier 1 isoform X2: MKKSPEIISGRMTFALCCYSLTFMRFAYKVQPRNWLLFACHATNEVAQLIQGSRLIKYEMTKKASA; encoded by the exons ATGAAAAAGTCTCCAGAGATTATCAGTGGGCGGATGACATTTG CTCTCTGCTGTTACTCCTTGACGTTCATGAGATTTGCCTACAAGGTGCAGCCTCGAAACTGGCTTCTCTTCGCCTGCCACGCCACAAACGAAGTCGCCCAGCTCATTCAGGGGAGTCGCCTTATCAAATACGA GATGACTAAAAAGGCATCAGCATaa